In Lactiplantibacillus pentosus, the sequence ACAGACCATTCAGAAGACCATTACAGCTACTGAGCAACCTCGACTGGGACGAGTGATTGAACAGCATCGGGAGTTGTATCAACTCATCACGGCTACGGGACAACGACAAGCACAAGTTACGGGGAAACTGGCGCATCAAGCCACGAGTGTCACTGCTTTTCCGGCAGTTGGTGATTGGGTTCTGTTTTCGGCTGGTGATGATGACACCACGTTGATCGACCGCATCTTGCCACGACAGAGCGTGTTGGCGCGTGGGGCAGTTAATCAGCACGATGGTCAGATCATTGCGACCAATATTGATACCATCTTTATTTGTATGTCGTTGAACGCAGACTTTAATGTGCGCCGAGTGGAACGGTATTTGACGATTGCCTGGGATAGCGGCGCGATGCCCGTGCTTGTCTTGACTAAGGCGGATGTTTGTACGGACCGTGCCGATAAATTACGGGCGTTGGCGGATGTTACGGTTGGCGTGCCGACCGTGATGTGTTCAGCGGAAACGGGTGAAGGTCTGGAAGACTTGCAACCGTACTTGACTGCCGGGCAGACGGTGGCTTTTGTTGGCTCGTCGGGTGTTGGTAAGTCGACACTGATTAATCGCCTCTTGGGTGTCACAGTT encodes:
- the rsgA gene encoding ribosome small subunit-dependent GTPase A, encoding MTINLTEYGLKQTIQKTITATEQPRLGRVIEQHRELYQLITATGQRQAQVTGKLAHQATSVTAFPAVGDWVLFSAGDDDTTLIDRILPRQSVLARGAVNQHDGQIIATNIDTIFICMSLNADFNVRRVERYLTIAWDSGAMPVLVLTKADVCTDRADKLRALADVTVGVPTVMCSAETGEGLEDLQPYLTAGQTVAFVGSSGVGKSTLINRLLGVTVLATKTIRQDDDKGRHTTTSRQLLPLPSGACVIDTPGMRELQIFVGDLQQTFAEITALAADCKFNDCTHTSEPGCAVQAAVADGRVSLERLQSYQKLQREMSYQGLNSRQLEQAKIQRMFGGKQAMKRVKQRYHRD